The DNA window gatgtgtttttttttaaatattatttttatgtatttacaaataaaaaatactttaaaaacaattattattacaacAGTATTAAATGAGTTTAAAGTTTCGAGTTACAACCCGTACTAGTTGAAACGTGGTCAacaaatatcaaacaaaaaaatcatgttaattttgcataaaaattaaatgatataatttgataggacaatgataaaataaattttagattttacattgatgataaaaattactTAATTGTTCAAACCCACAAAATCTTAGAGGAAATTTCAAATGAATTAGGGAAATATTAGTAAAATATTTCAtgccaacaaattaaataaaatagaattaattaactGAGAAGGAAAATGCggggaaaaaaatacaaagaacaatGTCAATGCAATTTCTCTCGCAATGGTGTCTCCTTTTCCTCCGCCGGCAACTAATTTATTTCCATCTCTCGCGTAAATTCCTGGTTAGTATTTTACCAGTGGCATTTTAGTCAGAACACTGGATCAAATGCGACAATGTGCTGGTAGGTGGACGAAAATCATCGGTTCAACACGTCGCCAAAAATTGAGGGTcgtaataaaagaataattaattttttattgcaacTAGTAGAGTTGTTTGATGTAAAGTAACTTgagttggaaaaatatttttttttatttgattatagtaataaaaaacattttaaataattgCATAGCATTACGTATGCATGTAAAATTTATATGTTCTTAACaagaattaattagttaatacTAGAGATTAGTTAATACTAGAGTTTATGGCTATTCACATCAGATTTAAGTTAACGACTACTTAAATAATGACTCAAggcttttatttaattaaaaaacctcaagaataaataaaatatatttgttaattatattttatgaaatgaaaattgacttcacttaacaaaaacaattccaaatatagaataaaaatcGCTCAAGATCCCATCTGTCcgatatacataaaaaattaaaaaaatatatttaattctttaatattttaaaaggtctcatttataattttgtccAAAGCCCTTATTCACCTTAAGCTAGCTTTGGCTATTCATAcagtaaaattactattttgcaCTTAACAACCACATACTTATaacttggtttgagaaattcaaCGGTCTTATTCACATGATTAAACTGTCAATTCAAAGATCATAGAGGTATCAAAGTCTTTTTAGTTGTTAgttgcacaataaaattattaaaccacCCTTAGAAGCTAATTTAATTGAACTTAAAGGTGAGGGGCTTTTcaagaatttcaaaatttcttGCACGATGAGATACCcaaattacccttaaaattatttttaaaaaagttaagatcaaatggtatttttgtcatttcatgtaggtatttttataattagtaaTTTGACTTAGGggcatttaattcttttaattaaaatataatattattttaaataaaaagttggtGGACACGCGCCAACAAGTGGAAGACTCTCGCTCCCTTCAAATGGTCAAATTTCACATTCTAAGACGACGTGCAATGTGTCTAGCTGCCCTCTTAACAGTAGTGAGGCCCATGTCGCCGTCCCTTACACGGTGGAGCTTCGACAATGTTTTTActtctccctctcttttctctctctttagccttgaaaaacattatgtccttgcaaaaattaaaaaaaaaaagtgtggtcatttgttaattttatcaaatatattcttcattctttttattatgtcaaatttaatttatttatttctcaatttcatctcttggtatttgatttttatatcaagtttggtcctcatttttttattttttttcttatacttttcttgattttttttcattttcatccatctaaatttaatttctttttcttgttataaaatttttaatccttattcttttcaattctattttttcttgtttttgatcattttttgtttttttttagttttactcTTCATTAATTGGTTGATTGGAAATCTagcttcaagatttttttgggtttgcctCTTATGGTTCAATCCAACCTCATGACTCGTGTCATGTGTTTAAGAGATTAGACCAAATTGTATTTGGtctctctttatcttttttttaaaattaatattttctttaatttgatcttttaacaCTGTGATGGTTGGGGATttgtattcattattttttgattttttttctatgaatttatctcgatctcatatcTCGAGTCATGGATTCAGCGAGCTTActagtgtttggtattgcgatagctgttgtggttgtggtttgaaaaaaattgttttataaaaagtacttttagttgaggttggtttggaaaaatatatgtttggttaaaactgtggttgaaattaaaaaatccttattcttttcaattctattttttcttgtttttgatcattttttgtttttttttagttttactcTTCATTAATTGGTTGATTGGAAATCTggcttcaagatttttttgggtttgcctCTTATGGTTCAATCCAACCTCATGACTCGTGTCATGGGTTTAAGAGATTAGACCAAATTGTACTTggtctctctttatttttttttttaaattaattttttttttcaattgatctTTTAACACTGTGATGGTTGGGGATttgtattcattattttttgactttttttctatgagtttatctcgatctcatgtcGCGAGTCATGGATTCAACGAGCTTActagtgtttggtattgcgataTCTTttaacacttgattttttttcattttcatccatctaaatttaatttctttttcttgttataaaatttttaatccttattcttttcaattctattttttcttgtttttgatcattttttgtttttttttagttttactcTTCATTAATTGGTTGATTGGAAATCTagcttcaagatttttttgggtttgcctCTTATGGTTCAATCCAACCTCATGACTCGTGTCATGTGTTTAAGAGATTAGACCAAATTGTATTTGGtctctctttatcttttttttaaaattaatattttctttaatttgatcttttaacaCTGTGATGGTTGGGGATttgtattcattattttttgattttttttctatgaatttatctcgatctcatatcTCGAGTCATGGATTCAGCGAGCTTActagtgtttggtattgcgatagctgttgtggttgtggtttgaaaaaaattattttataaaaagtacttttagttgaggttggtttggaaaaatatatgtttggttaaaactgtggttgaaattaaaaaatccttattcttttcaattctattttttcttgtttttgatcattttttgtttttttttagttttactcTTCATTAATTGGTTGATTGGAAATCTggcttcaagatttttttgggtttgcctCTTATGGTTCAATCAAACCTCATGACTCGTGTCATGGGTTTAAGAGATTAGACCAAATTGTACTTggtctctctttatttatttttttaaattaattttttttttcaattgatctTTTAACACTGTGATGGTTGGGGATttgtattcattattttttgactttttttctatgagtttatctcgatctcatgtcGCGAGTCATGGATTCAACGAGCTTActagtgtttggtattgcgatagctgttgtggttgtggtttgaaaaaagttgttttataaaaagtacttttagttgaggttggtttggaaaaatatatgtttggttaaaactgtggttgaaattgaggttgaataaaaagtagtttaatgtgtttggttaaagaatgcttttcaaactgaggttataaaataattaaaaaagacatatattaatattaatggtttttcattgaaatattatCGATTTAACTACTgatattacatcataaaataaacaatactttatataaattatattttattgttgcatTAAACTATGTgtaatttcatcacgtatgaaatctatccaacaaggactataGTTTTCCATGGTTTCctgagcgtgcaacaacatcaggtaaaatatcatcaagaacaaaattgagattgcgatcaaattctataaatgctacgtcatcatatGATCTCATTCAAATGTAATTATGTAGTGCCCTTGAATCATGCTAAacattagtttttcaaataaaacacaatatctgtgaaaattttttggatttttttttattttactaagtCACacctggttcaatgcatttagatTTGGGACGGACTCGGGTcaatgcatttaggtttggATCGGACCCGGTCCGATCCATATGGGCTGGGCTaaacccagccagcccggcccgatcactggcccaagccagtgacccggctgggcaaagcAACACGCGTGTTGctacactgttcaagtgaattaaaattcacttgaacaaTGTAATGTTGATAAAAGCAAAGCGGGAGGAAGATGAAAGTGGGGCACTTTTCTATTCCTCTGTTCTGCTCCTTCTCCTCTCAGTGTCTGCTTAGTGCTGGAGTTGGACTCTTTTCCTGTTTTCCCCAGCccctcatttttcttcttcttctgcacttccatgtctccactgttcacgtgaacagtggagacatggaAGTGCAGAAGATGAAGAAGTTGTGCGTTTCTAGTTACTGGAAGAAGAAAGTTGCACGCCTCTAGTTACTGTGCTGTAGCACAGTTTGCAAAAAAAAGCAGCTCTAAGCTGCTTCTTCTCCCCCTGCGTTTGCAACGCGGTAAATAATGGAGCCCATGAACAGTAAATCTCGTTTTTATCTTTACCAAACATCTTAAATCTTTGGTTTATTTAAAACGCAGCTAcagccgcgtaaacaaacggaCCCTAAGGTTGacttgtgtcttttttttacgtttcttttttgtttaagttttaattttgatccttattattttgattgtatcaatttattttttaatttcatccattgacatttgatttttatatcaaatttgcgccttattcttttaaatgttatttgttttttctaattttatttctcaatatttttttatatcaattttggtcttcattcttttcaaatttttttttgttttggatcctttttgttgatttgttttttaattttacccctcattatttttttgactgGGAGTttgacttcatgatttttttggttttgacttTTATGGTTCAATTCGATCTCATGACCCATGTCACGAGTTTAAGAGATTAAACCGCattggatttagtttttttaagttctttttaaatttgattttttttcaatttcagcttTCAATATTGTGTTGATTGGGGATTTGCAATcgttattttttcacttttctttctatggatTTATCTCGACCTCATGTCCTAGGTCATGAATTTAGCGAGTTTATTAgggttgactcaggtttttttttatattgctttttttattattttttcttattttgcacCTTCAacacttaatttatttgataatgaagcttcatgattttattcgatttgtttttcttagagTTATTTTGGTCTCACAACTAGATCATGGATATGGCTTGATGGCTTAGATAaacttgggttgtttttttttctttttatttttttttaatttcatcagtcaatattattttttataagaattgagattcatatatttttttttcattttgctttctgAATGATCATcccattctcatttaatttttgttttgttaacgAAGAATATCATAGGgaccttttaagaatattaaaaagatatattttcatgttattagcgtgcttctttttattcaattattgtcaattttttatgttttttttccaaccatATTATTAGATTAACCAAGTTTATTGaatctaattaaatcaattaatcaaattttatatatttttaattttttatgttaaaaaaaactaatctggCCTAGCGCAAAATATTTATCTTATGTTTTCTATTCATTTATGGTTAGTgtatttatatatctatatttttttttttaggaaaagagGAGTAAATCGAAATTACTCTTTGTCAAGAATTACAAGTGGCATTTTAGTCAAACCAACTAAATCCGGCCACCATTAAAGTCTCAAACAACTACCAATTTCTTGTATTTGTACCCGCAGctcagaaattaaaataaaaaatccttcgTTCCTCCCTTTCTTCAATCTCCTGCGGCAAAGTATTCTtctgagagagagaaagatgggTTGGCTAAGTCGATTCCTAGCAGCGATAGCATTCCTTGCTATAGGCGTGCTCTTTTCTCCAGAAACGTTCGGATCAAAATCGGTCACTCATCTCTCCGCTTACTTGAAGTTGGCTCACCTCCTCTGCTTCTCCACCGCTTTTGGCTCCGCTCTCTGGGTCACTTTCATTGGCGGCATCATCATGTTCAAGTATCAGTTTTAACCCTTGCTAATTATTTCatcttcccttcttttttttttactttaattatgcctaatatataatgatttttttacggAAATTCATAATGATAATGAAAACAATTCACTGGGAATGATTGCTTAGCGATGACTAAATCGTGTGGAAATTATCTAGGAACTTGCCGAGGCATCAGTTTGGTAATTTGCAAAGCAAGATGTTTCCTGCGTATTTTTTATTGGTGGGCGTTTGCTGTGCAATCTCTGTGGCAGCGTTTGGTTATCTGCATCCATGGAAATCAGCATCCACTGCAGAGAAGTACCAGCTTGGGTTCTTGCTTTCATCTTTTGCTTTCAATCTCACCAATCTGTTTGTCTTTACTCCAATGACAATTGAGGTATAAATTACATTTTGTTCATATTAGTTATGTGCACTTCAACTCTCGAAGTGTATTAAAATTACCCATTTCCTCGTTAATTATTGGAAGTAGAATTTTCCTGCCATGTGACTACGTGGAATTCAAAGTGAGGTAGAGCTTGTGTTCActttcatatcaaattaaaattaaaattaaaaaacatcattatattaagacgatctaaaaatacaaaaaaaaatgatgaaacaatgGTTCAAAAACAACACTAAACATGCCCTATATCTTTATTTCGTTGTCTTACGAAACTTGatgattgttttcattttcaattttcattgttgttttgcacttttttttataaaaaaaatagaaatagaaaaggtTT is part of the Populus trichocarpa isolate Nisqually-1 chromosome 2, P.trichocarpa_v4.1, whole genome shotgun sequence genome and encodes:
- the LOC7478865 gene encoding uncharacterized protein LOC7478865, which encodes MGWLSRFLAAIAFLAIGVLFSPETFGSKSVTHLSAYLKLAHLLCFSTAFGSALWVTFIGGIIMFKNLPRHQFGNLQSKMFPAYFLLVGVCCAISVAAFGYLHPWKSASTAEKYQLGFLLSSFAFNLTNLFVFTPMTIEMMKQRHKVEREENIGTEVGWTKNREVAKANPKLAAMNKKFGMIHGLSSLANIMSFGSLAMHSWYLAGKINL